A region of the Denticeps clupeoides chromosome 12, fDenClu1.1, whole genome shotgun sequence genome:
tTTAAACCTTGAGAAGAGATTCAAGCGTCTTTGCCTCTGATACTCCACCCTCAACTTGTTTTTCAATACTTTGCTTCTGAAACTGAAGCTTATGCATGCTTTCCATAAGTTCCACAGTTCTCACCCTGGTGGAAGaaaatttctaaatatttgATAATGGATAAAAGATAATTCACTGGGAAAAGAAAATCGTACTCatatatttttgtgtcttttttcagcttttctaTTTCCTTTTGTGACTTCTCCTCCTTCAATAATGCAAATGAGAGTTGTTCCTGAACCTCTTGAAGTTTACACTGTATTGagtcaaaacattacaaaataatataaatgaaatattaaagctgttaaatattcatgtaaatcattttcatgtatgcagatatatttgacatacacatacattttatgtatGAATCAGCAACTCATTACTTATTAACTGTACTTAACTCTAATTAACCTAATGAAATATAATGATCAGacttaaacaaaaacaagaaatccAAGCATGCTTTCATTAGCACCTTATTCGTTTCAAGCTCTTCGGTGAGTTCAGAACATTTCACTGCCTCTCCCTGCATCAGTTCCTCTAGATTCCTGATAGCTGAAGTTTTCTTATCCTTAAAGATATTTGCATATCATAtattttctgtacaattttttagagatttcattattgtaaaaatatatgAGTGTAAAGAATATAGTACTACACCATGTCTTCTTTCAGGAGATGAATTAGTTTCTCTGCTTCATTAATCTTTTCTGTTGCTGCCACTACAACATAACACTTATGAACTACATGTGCATATAGACAAATCACTTTATTTTAACTCTGACATATCTTGATGAAATAATAGCTCACCTAATTCCACCTGTTTATTGTTGAGCTGTTCAGAGAGCGTGCTACCCTGGATTTCAAGGTTTTCCaccctattatgaaaatattaAGTCAATCATATATTTAAAGGcattttggataaaaaaaaatggaatatggAAATTTTGTTAAAACACACCTTTGTGTCTCAGCTGCCAGTAAAGATTGCAATGATAGTGTTGTCTCCTGCATTACAGCAATCTGTTCTAGATGTTGATCTTTGATTTTGGTAAGTTCTGTCAACCTGTTATCTTTCTCAGCAAGGATCTTAGCATTTTCCTGTTTGTGGACATCTAAAGTATGGGCAATGCTGTTCTCTTTTTCCTTGAGAAAAATATTAGGTGCTGCTTAATAGGCTTATAAGGTGTCTTCTAATATTTTCCAAGTAACCATATACACTGATTAATTATATACATTGATTATCTTGTTGCAGTTGTACATAACTGTGTATTTGGTGGAAAGGGAACATTTAATCTCTGAAGTTAATATgttggaaaagaaaaaatgggCAAGCTTAAAAAAATTGAGTGACTTTGACAAGTGATGGCTAATGGGTTGGGTTAGCCAACGAAAAATTGCAagtcttgtgggatgttcccaGACTGCAATGGTCACGACCTACCAAAAGTGGTTTGAGGAAAACATCTATGCCCACTGATGCTTGTGGGGAGAGAACCTATCCACATGTTGTTGCAGACCAACTATTGTGTCCTCTTTCAGCATGATAATGATCTGTGCATGCGATTTATGTCATGCAATTGGAAACTgacaaaaatgttatttgttCTTCAACTATTTGAGACATATAAGATAACAAATCACTACAAAAAAGCTCCCAGACAAATAAGTTTTTAACATCTGTTATATGACCAGAGGGGGTTTAACTCCACAGAGCTGAATACAGAGTGAAGATGTGACTGGTTTTAGGTATGCAACTGCAAACAGAAAAGATAAACAAGTTCATACCTTACTCTCCTTTTGAAGCTCGTTTGCTAGTTTTAGTTTCTGTGCAaggatttctttttctttttcacaactCTGAAGCATTTCAAATTGTTGCTCTatgttaaaagaaaacaatattcACATACTGATAAATATGTTTACATACTGGTCTACTTCAATATTGAGGGAGGAAATTACAATGTCACACCTGAAGCTTCACAGAGTTGTGTGCATTTTGCTTGTGTTTCTTGAAAGCTGAACAAGATTTCCTTAAATTCCTTTTCTTTATGAGCAAGTTTACCCTGAAGGTTTACAACcttacaaattaaaaagaacatttcattgTTATAAACTTGTAAGTATAAAACAAGTGCCATAAAATTGATGTGTGCATGATAATTATAATACATAAACTTGAGGTATACTCAAGGTATAATATATTTACCTCATcttgattttgttgttgttctttttcaAATGTCTCTTTAAGGTTTTTAATTTGTTGCAGACTCTCTCTTACTGTATAAATGGCAAAAAGTAATGATAAGAAAACTATGCTTACAATTCTGAAATCAAGCAGGATCAAAGCagctatatttttaaaaaggatatTCCAATGACATCCTTGGAAATCTTCAGCAAAATGTTAAAACACAAACTTATTATTTTTAGTGGTGCAGTATTCTGAGTTTAAAATTCTTCGGAAGTTTGTTAATTGAGGTGTCTTGGTATATGGAATGgcaaatgcaatgcaatgcatacaaaaatatagaaaataataCCTTTTAATGCTTCCTTCTGATCATGTTCAGCTTTAATTCGAAGGCCTTCAAATGCAGCAATCATCCCCTGAAAGTATaacgaataaataaaataataagtatGATGAATAAATCTGCGCTGTAATGCCGCTATGAAGCAAAATCTACATCCACCTATAAACAAAGCAACTGCAATTTGTGCTGCAAGAGATTCAGAAAGAAATGCACAAAATCAAACAGAAATGTCTGTCACACATGGAACTGTATACGCCAGTTGCATTAACTGCATTTATGCTCACAGCAATACCTGAATATTTCCATGGCATTCTATGAAAATGTGATGGGTTTCTTCTCGTTCAGTttcaactaaaacaaaaaagaattgCTTTTGTTACAATAAATATGACCTTAAATGCAAAACTATATATGACATGCTTTCATTCTACTTACACTGAATCATTTTCTCAGCAGTTGTTTCAAACGTGTCTTTCAGTATATTGCACAAGTTTCTGGTagaattatttctgtaaaagtacaaaaaaagaaaaaaattatgtctaTGTTTGTCTATGCTGCTGCATAATAACATTAATCATTGTTAACATGTAACAAACTTGTTCCTGAGATCCTCATTTTCATGGATTTGGTCTTCTAATTTCATACTGAGGCTTTCGTTGGCAAACTTCATCATGAACAGAAATAATTTAGAATGATgagaatgttgttttttatacCCATTTCGATTTCTAACGAATCTGTGAATACCTGTAGTTCCTGAATAGCCTTACGCTGGGTTTCCATTATTCTTTTGTTCTCCTGAAGTTTCTTGTCTCTCTGCAAAAGCTCTGAGTCTATTCTCAACTTCCAACTTTTAATTTTCTCAGCTTCCTCAAACAGCTTTGAATATAGGTGACTGGATTTTAACATCATCTGATGGATAAAATCAAAATACACAGAGCTTCTTAATCTGTAAATCACTGATCAAATATACATTATTATGCCtagaaatatacataaaaataaacacagaccTCTTCTTTTTCCATTGGCAATACAACCATCTTCTTAGAAACATCTAAAAATCAGTACAAATAtttcaatacaaaaataaaataaacaaaacaagacAATAAGACAAAGAAAGACACTAAATAACTATATGTGTCTGACATCACTTACCTGGCCTGGTGGCTTTTGTAGGCAAAATCGTGCCGGTGTTTGAGAACTTTGCTCCTACTTTGGATGCATTAGTCTCCAGATTAAAACATGTGCTGGAGCCCTAATGTCGGACAACAGTAAGTAGTAAAATTAGTAAATTTAGTAAAGTTAACTAACACATAAAGACATTCGTGTTTATGTGGAATGCCCGGCTACTTGTAGGGACTCGAAACCGTGACCACTGCTGCTGTCGTAATGATCCTGGGGCTTGACAGTAGAAACCTGCCCAGGGCTGCTTCTCGGTGGCAGCAAAAGGCTGAAGTTAAAAGGCTGCTCTTTATCCATCTAAACACAGAATATACCACATAGTTACCAGGACAGAGTTCTGTCATTTAAAAAGCCGGTTCAGGATTTCTCTGAAATAACAGTAGCAAGTAAGTTTAATAATTGTGGaatttaacaataataaaaaaaaattatggacaataaattgggggaaaaaaaattgtccgTTTATAGCGTTTATAATACATGTATTTTCATGAGCACGAGCCCACGCTAAAATACGCATACAGTATGTGCCTTTATGCGCGTCAAAGTTAATTTCCTGATGCAAAATGTCGAGTCTTGACAGCAGACCCACCCTTTTCCTCGGCGGCCGCAGCAGGTTGAAGTTGAAAGCCCGCTCTCTGTCCATCTAAACGCGCATTGCGCCGTCGGCGAACGGCGAGGGGGGGGATAAAAACCCACCAGCGTTAGCCTGGAGGCTAACCCAACTCCCCAGAGTTCTTCCGGCGCTTGTTAACGCAAACTTGGCGATTACCGACCAAGCTCGGAGCCGTTTTTCAACACGGCTCCAGCAAGGGACAGCACGTCTTCAGCAAGGgacaaaatgtccaaaaaaaaaaaaaaaaaaaaagtgcggaGCGCTCcgctctttttttctgattccTGTCAGACCTGGCGGCCTCTGCCTCTTCCGTTACAGCCACCGAGGCAGAGTTACGGGGGCGAGTTCAGCGTCACGCCACGTCGTGCTTTAAAACGACAATATTTCTTATTTGCCCTTTTCATTTAATTCACTAGAGCACTTTATCCTACCCAGAGCGATGGCTTCATTGAGCAGTTTCAACTGTTTTGGCGCATAATGGTTGGCGCGAGACAATGTCTTTACGCAGGggcataaaattattttataagaCAGCACGTTCTTGAACAACGAAGTACACAGAATAATACAGGCGTAAACCCATTAAGAGACAgctgtatacatttacatttacggcatttatcagacgcccttatccggagcgactcacagtcagtagttacagggacagtccccccctggagcaatttagggttaagtgtcttgctcagggacacaatggtagtaagtgggaattgaacctggttcataggcgagtgtgttacccactaggctactaccacccatagtaAATGTGCAACAAAGGCTTCAAGGTCCACCATTTTCCAATGATTTCAGGAGAGAATTCAGTATTCAGTATAATAATAAACtcaaaaaaagtgattttaaagCCAGTGTTCAAAATCATCCAGCGTTCTTTCATTGacaaacatgaaaatgtgacaaatTTCATGCATAGAACAATGTATACTGTGTAAACGGTCgagaaaacattaaaaataaaaaagtgcaaacTCCCCCTGATATGCATTTTAAAGACAGCTTAGACAGTTCAGTTACTTGTATTCAGCCTTGACACAAACCTATAGATTtatctaaaaatataatttattaaccTTCTAAACTAGATTAGAACATGTATTAGAACAATGTAACACCATGAGATTGCAGTAGTACATGAATGGAAGGATTTCAGGTATGGAAAAACTCTTTCAGGACTGGTCATTGCCATTATCACTCATTGTGTTTGATGCATTTTCTGCAGAACATTGGATAATGGACATTGGATAGTCTTCAGCGATTGTCACCAGTTCCGCCACAGTTGGAATCACATCATTGTTGGCCTCACTCTCTCTAGACGCATTGGTTGGAATTGACACTTCACCATTACTCTCCGGGTTGGAGCCCTTGGCCTCTTCTTTGGCCTCCTTGTCCAGGAGCCTGTAGTTGATCCCCATTCCCGTAAAGAGGAAAAGACTGCCAGCAATCAAGATAATTCCGCAACCATAGTATGTGTACTTGTAGTCATGGTAGATGTCATTGAATTTCCCTGTGAAAGTGAAGACAATAAAGCATATTTCAGGGTATGACATAGTTCATGGCATTGGTAGCATTGCACTGTCTACAccaatttatttgttaaaacatgaaacatggcTTTATTGCTTGAATCTGGCATACCTAGCAATGGTGGCCCAAGCAGCACAGGTGTACATTCAATGATGGTCACCAGACCCACAGCACTGGAAAAGCGCTGAGCTCCCACCAAGTCCATGAGTGTCTCAAAGAGCACAGAACTCAACCAGCCAAAGGCAAAGCCAAAGAAGACGGCATAGAGAACAAAGCCCATGTAGTTGACTGCCTGAGGAGCCAGCATATGACACAGCCCATTGAAAAGCACAGACAAAGCAAAGAAATACTGTATTCTGGGCCTCACCAATTTGGTGCTGGCCACTAGACCCATGGAAGGCCGAGCCACCATGTCCACAAAGGCCAGTACTGAAAGCAGAAATGCTGCCTTTTCTTTTGGTATATGAATGCTTTTGGCATAGTTGCTGAGGAAGACTAGTGGAGAGAAGAGGCCAAAGAACATAACCACATTGCCCATGAGGTAGAGGAGGAAGCCACGGTGTTTGAATAGGGTGAGGTCGATGAAACCATTGATCACCTGCAGCACACTTTTTCTCTCTTGATCTCCTCTCACTTCAGGATGAGTCTTGGGGCCGATTGGTCTCATGAGTGAACCTGCCACGCAGCAGTTCAGCAACAGACCACCTAGGATCAGGAAGCTTCCCCTCCAGCCAAACTGGTCAAAGAACCAGGTGTTCAGTGGTGCCAGTGTGGAGAGGAAAACGGGGCTGCCAGCCATGGCAAGGCCATTGGCAATGGGCCTCTTGTTGTAGAAATATTTGCCAATCATAGTAAGAGCTGGATTGAGATTAAATGACAGTCCCAGACCTGGACAAAGAACAAATCACTGTGATACAAATGACAGTAACTTCCTTTACAGAgaatgttttgtcatttttgattATAATGCAATAAGTCATCAGCATTGTATGTAGGAGGTCCTGTTTTGCCCTGCACTGGTGTTTGATAACTTACCTCCCACCACTCCTACACAGAGGTACAATTCCTCCACCGTGTTGCAAAAGGAGGCAAAAATCATTCCACATCCTGAGAGACAGCCGCCCACAATCATCACGGGTCTGCTTCCATACTTATTCACCAGGATACTACTTATTGGACCTGGGGAATAACACAGACGAGCATGTTAATAACTAAAGGAACCACAGTTTTTATTAGTGCATGATGACGCTGTGCTGTTACAGCTAAAAGTCCCTCTGCAAATAGCAA
Encoded here:
- the sycp1 gene encoding synaptonemal complex protein 1 isoform X2 — its product is MDRERAFNFNLLRPPRKRMDKEQPFNFSLLLPPRSSPGQVSTVKPQDHYDSSSGHGFESLQGSSTCFNLETNASKVGAKFSNTGTILPTKATRPDVSKKMVVLPMEKEEMMLKSSHLYSKLFEEAEKIKSWKLRIDSELLQRDKKLQENKRIMETQRKAIQELQFANESLSMKLEDQIHENEDLRNKNNSTRNLCNILKDTFETTAEKMIQFETEREETHHIFIECHGNIQGMIAAFEGLRIKAEHDQKEALKVRESLQQIKNLKETFEKEQQQNQDEVVNLQGKLAHKEKEFKEILFSFQETQAKCTQLCEASEQQFEMLQSCEKEKEILAQKLKLANELQKESKEKENSIAHTLDVHKQENAKILAEKDNRLTELTKIKDQHLEQIAVMQETTLSLQSLLAAETQRVENLEIQGSTLSEQLNNKQVELVAATEKINEAEKLIHLLKEDMDKKTSAIRNLEELMQGEAVKCSELTEELETNKCKLQEVQEQLSFALLKEEKSQKEIEKLKKDTKIYEVRTVELMESMHKLQFQKQSIEKQVEGGVSEAKTLESLLKESKENEEKKRLEIECLHKENNNLRVELESLKKDIEMYHEEAENVKKKIEFSKSSQNELSKKDRQIKALDLKLETFKTKLENKTKAHEDCQKENKVLLTEVAAQKEKHKCLQSEINALKQECQKSEKEMQAVQTELRTKTASEAELQDEVQKFKQSESEALRIKKNTEIECQHKISDMVALLDKHKNQYDKLVEEKVAELELKQKQVTEITTIKTSLELQLSQMQIENGQLKEQLANEKKEKENLEQDILSLKKQTKSLKKKKPKDLADKQIFESERCWNMSNTSSANRSVFEFSKGVETDSSVGTSSTRKDNDPHKATWASHIKVGATPRIKSFRVRTPPSTEKTKPWRAGTLQLDPKSDSSEQNGLQALSPNTNMVQTKHGAGTGQKSVDVLKKTQSPAIHKSPGTALKLAAMKRLRDAGWTTVINSDRKKKKNTEKIFA
- the sycp1 gene encoding synaptonemal complex protein 1 isoform X1 codes for the protein MDRERAFNFNLLRPPRKRMDKEQPFNFSLLLPPRSSPGQVSTVKPQDHYDSSSGHGFESLQGSSTCFNLETNASKVGAKFSNTGTILPTKATRPDVSKKMVVLPMEKEEMMLKSSHLYSKLFEEAEKIKSWKLRIDSELLQRDKKLQENKRIMETQRKAIQELQFANESLSMKLEDQIHENEDLRNKNNSTRNLCNILKDTFETTAEKMIQFETEREETHHIFIECHGNIQGMIAAFEGLRIKAEHDQKEALKVRESLQQIKNLKETFEKEQQQNQDEVVNLQGKLAHKEKEFKEILFSFQETQAKCTQLCEASEQQFEMLQSCEKEKEILAQKLKLANELQKESKEKENSIAHTLDVHKQENAKILAEKDNRLTELTKIKDQHLEQIAVMQETTLSLQSLLAAETQRVENLEIQGSTLSEQLNNKQVELVAATEKINEAEKLIHLLKEDMDKKTSAIRNLEELMQGEAVKCSELTEELETNKCKLQEVQEQLSFALLKEEKSQKEIEKLKKDTKIYEVRTVELMESMHKLQFQKQSIEKQVEGGVSEAKTLESLLKESKENEEKKRLEIECLHKENNNLRVELESLKKDIEMYHEEAENVKKKIEFSKSSQNELSKKDRQIKALDLKLETFKTKLENKTKAHEDCQKENKVLLTEVAAQKEKHKCLQSEINALKQECQKSEKEMQAVQTELRTKTASEAELQDEVQKFKQSESEALRIKKNTEIECQHKISDMVALLDKHKNQYDKLVEEKVAELELKQKQVTEITTIKTSLELQLSQMQIENGQLKEQLANEKKEKDILKQRFEELDKTLVCQKAVYLKQNENLEQDILSLKKQTKSLKKKKPKDLADKQIFESERCWNMSNTSSANRSVFEFSKGVETDSSVGTSSTRKDNDPHKATWASHIKVGATPRIKSFRVRTPPSTEKTKPWRAGTLQLDPKSDSSEQNGLQALSPNTNMVQTKHGAGTGQKSVDVLKKTQSPAIHKSPGTALKLAAMKRLRDAGWTTVINSDRKKKKNTEKIFA
- the sycp1 gene encoding synaptonemal complex protein 1 isoform X4, whose amino-acid sequence is MDRERAFNFNLLRPPRKRMDKEQPFNFSLLLPPRSSPGQVSTVKPQDHYDSSSGHGFESLQGSSTCFNLETNASKVGAKFSNTGTILPTKATRPDVSKKMVVLPMEKEEMMLKSSHLYSKLFEEAEKIKSWKLRIDSELLQRDKKLQENKRIMETQRKAIQELQFANESLSMKLEDQIHENEDLRNKNNSTRNLCNILKDTFETTAEKMIQFETEREETHHIFIECHGNIQGMIAAFEGLRIKAEHDQKEALKVRESLQQIKNLKETFEKEQQQNQDEVVNLQGKLAHKEKEFKEILFSFQETQAKCTQLCEASEQQFEMLQSCEKEKEILAQKLKLANELQKESKEKENSIAHTLDVHKQENAKILAEKDNRLTELTKIKDQHLEQIAVMQETTLSLQSLLAAETQRVENLEIQGSTLSEQLNNKQVELVAATEKINEAEKLIHLLKEDMDKKTSAIRNLEELMQGEAVKCSELTEELETNKCKLQEVQEQLSFALLKEEKSQKEIEKLKKDTKIYEVRTVELMESMHKLQFQKQSIEKQVEGGVSEAKTLESLLKESKENEEKKRLEIECLHKENNNLRVELESLKKDIEMYHEEAENVKKKIEFSKSSQNELSKKDRQIKALDLKLETFKTKLENKTKAHEDCQKENKVLLTEVAAQKEKHKCLQSEINALKQECQKSEKEMQAVQTELRTKTASEAELQDEVQKFKQSESEALRIKKNTEIECQHKISDMVALLDKHKNQYDKLVEEKVAELELKQKQVTEITTIKTSLELQLSQMQIENGQLKEQLANEKKEKDILKQRFEELDKTLVCQKAVYLKQNENLEQDILSLKKQTKSLKKKKPKDLADKQIFESERCWNMSNTSSANRSVFEFSKGVETDSTMTLIKLLGLHTLRLEQHLELSLLEYVLHLLLRKLSHGEQEPYS
- the sycp1 gene encoding synaptonemal complex protein 1 isoform X3, coding for MDRERAFNFNLLRPPRKRMDKEQPFNFSLLLPPRSSPGQVSTVKPQDHYDSSSGHGFESLQGSSTCFNLETNASKVGAKFSNTGTILPTKATRPDVSKKMVVLPMEKEEMMLKSSHLYSKLFEEAEKIKSWKLRIDSELLQRDKKLQENKRIMETQRKAIQELQFANESLSMKLEDQIHENEDLRNKNNSTRNLCNILKDTFETTAEKMIQFETEREETHHIFIECHGNIQGMIAAFEGLRIKAEHDQKEALKVRESLQQIKNLKETFEKEQQQNQDEVVNLQGKLAHKEKEFKEILFSFQETQAKCTQLCEASEQQFEMLQSCEKEKEILAQKLKLANELQKESKEKENSIAHTLDVHKQENAKILAEKDNRLTELTKIKDQHLEQIAVMQETTLSLQSLLAAETQRVENLEIQGSTLSEQLNNKQVELVAATEKINEAEKLIHLLKEDMDKKTSAIRNLEELMQGEAVKCSELTEELETNKCKLQEVQEQLSFALLKEEKSQKEIEKLKKDTKIYEESKENEEKKRLEIECLHKENNNLRVELESLKKDIEMYHEEAENVKKKIEFSKSSQNELSKKDRQIKALDLKLETFKTKLENKTKAHEDCQKENKVLLTEVAAQKEKHKCLQSEINALKQECQKSEKEMQAVQTELRTKTASEAELQDEVQKFKQSESEALRIKKNTEIECQHKISDMVALLDKHKNQYDKLVEEKVAELELKQKQVTEITTIKTSLELQLSQMQIENGQLKEQLANEKKEKDILKQRFEELDKTLVCQKAVYLKQNENLEQDILSLKKQTKSLKKKKPKDLADKQIFESERCWNMSNTSSANRSVFEFSKGVETDSSVGTSSTRKDNDPHKATWASHIKVGATPRIKSFRVRTPPSTEKTKPWRAGTLQLDPKSDSSEQNGLQALSPNTNMVQTKHGAGTGQKSVDVLKKTQSPAIHKSPGTALKLAAMKRLRDAGWTTVINSDRKKKKNTEKIFA
- the LOC114800994 gene encoding monocarboxylate transporter 1-like, whose product is MGAIIEKKETSGAPEGGWGWAIVVGAFISIGFSYAFPKSITVFFKEIEVIFNASSSQVSWISSIMLAVMYGGGPISSILVNKYGSRPVMIVGGCLSGCGMIFASFCNTVEELYLCVGVVGGLGLSFNLNPALTMIGKYFYNKRPIANGLAMAGSPVFLSTLAPLNTWFFDQFGWRGSFLILGGLLLNCCVAGSLMRPIGPKTHPEVRGDQERKSVLQVINGFIDLTLFKHRGFLLYLMGNVVMFFGLFSPLVFLSNYAKSIHIPKEKAAFLLSVLAFVDMVARPSMGLVASTKLVRPRIQYFFALSVLFNGLCHMLAPQAVNYMGFVLYAVFFGFAFGWLSSVLFETLMDLVGAQRFSSAVGLVTIIECTPVLLGPPLLGKFNDIYHDYKYTYYGCGIILIAGSLFLFTGMGINYRLLDKEAKEEAKGSNPESNGEVSIPTNASRESEANNDVIPTVAELVTIAEDYPMSIIQCSAENASNTMSDNGNDQS